CTTGAGAAGTGTGTGAGATTATCTCCATCCCTATCTGATGTTTCATCCTTGCCGGTATGAGGCGTTTGCGTTGTCTCGTCGTCTAGGTTGTGTGCCACTGAGTGATCCAGGTTCTCCAAGTCACACTCAGGCAAAGATGGGGAATCGTAATCATATGGATCCTCAATATTGATGAAAGTGACTAGGCCTAATGTTAGAGAACTGTAACTTAATTGATGGATAGGATGTTTTCTGTGGATTTGCTTACGACGTCTGGGGATGCTCAGCCATGTTTGATTGTCATCAAACGGTTCGCGAGTGTCTACGCTGTTCTTTAATTTCCCATTCAATAGTACACTACTGTCAAAACTGCGAAAGACTGCTCTTTCGACGTAGCGACAATCGCGTGAGCTCTTGGTACAATTTTGACACACTGGCCTCTCTTCATCGCACTTGAGTTTTCGATGCCGGCAAGTGACGCTATGGTTACACTTTAGACAAATGCTCCAATAATGGGTCTTGCACGTACTTACCAACCACTGTACGAACGCATACTTGCCCTGTTCCTAGCTTTTCCCATCCGTGTATTACTTTTTGGGAAATGAGTTGAAAACGCTGACCAATTCGAGGGCATCGATGCCGACGAAGGATATGATgggtgaagatggcgataGCTTTGTGTATGAGGAAGGTTTATGGCAACTAAGCCGAGACGCCCTTGGCCTTTAAGTCTGTCTCAGGTCCAGAGACCAGAGCTAAGAATTTGCCTTTTCGAACTAAAATAATGGAGTGAATTCTTGTTATGGGGAAGGGTAATGTTTGCACATGGCCAACCAAATCCAATGTGTTAGACAGGCGAGGCGACAGAAAATCTGCATTAGCTGTCTCCCATTGAGGAATCGCTCCATATAATTTGTTACGAAATGCGTTGCAATGCCAACATCCTCGCCTCACTTGCTTTAAACAGCCATTGCAACCCacaatctccatcttctccaccGGCGTCTAGGCATCATGACACTAGCGGGCAGCCACTTCATTAGCCGAGCCTGCAGTGCTACCGAAATATCCATGATGCGATATCGGATTGGCCCGGCTACGTTGCTAAATCTATCCGGCCTGCTCGGCATAGTTACCCGTTTTCGGTGATCCGAACACTGTGCAAGTGAGCCGTAGAAGTACTTTGCTTGATATTCAACATGACTGTACCTCAACCGCTTCATTATGCGGCGTTTCAGCTGGTAAGAATTGGAGTACAAGCCGGATCAATGGCTGCTTCTCTAGACATGGTCGGCTCACCTTCTTCCTACGGCAATAGAGGCACGCAGATCATCTAATACACTCTCTTTAAAGGTGACGCAATTGGGCCGCATACTTATGGTAATACTAAAACATAGATGTAAATGTGAATCACCATGTAAAGACATTTAATATAAGAATagggcatcttctttgcctaATCACTTCTTTCACATCGCCTCAATTTCTTGAATTACTGTTCATCAAGTCGATTGCCCAGTTCAAATTACCGAAAATGCCACAAACAACAgacatcctcatcattgGTGCGGGCATATCTGGGGTCGGTTTTGCCGTGCAATTAGTTCGGCAATTCGGAACCAGAAACTTCACACTCATTGAGAAATCCGATAATATTGGTGGGACATGGTGGGTAAACTCTTACcccggctgcggctgcgatgTAAGTTTTTAATGTCTTTCTGCTGTTTCTTGAATAGATCTAACATGCAGTCCGGGGCAGGTTCCATCCCATTTCTTCTCCTATTCATTTGCGTTGAAGCCCAACTGGTCTCGAAGATTTGCTTTGCAATCTGAAATACATGAGTATTTCACCGAGGTAGCCGCTCAGTACGAAATTCACAAACATGTACAATTGGCATCTCTTGTCGAGAAGGCTTCTTGGGATGAGGCAATGGGAACTTGGAGCGTCATGGTTCGAGATCTTCAATCGTCAAAGATGACAGAATATCGCAGCAAAATTTTGATCTCAGCCGTCGGAACACTGTCTGTCCCGCAGAAATGCACCATTCCAGGCGCCTCAAGCTTCGAAGGGAACATGTTTCACACGGCGCAGTGGGACCACACGTTTAATTGGAAGGATAAAGAGCTTATTGTCGTTGGTAAGTCTCTCGTCCCCGTATCAGGTAGTTGATGGTTACATCCTCACACTCAAGATCATAGGAAATGGATGCTCTGCGACACAAATAATCCCAGAGATATCCTCCGGCCCTGGAGCGGCCAAAATGGTAACGCAGTTCTCTCGACAAGCACATTGGCTGGCTGAGCGCCCCAACCCAGAGTACTCTGCTTTGTTCAAGTGGACGATGAAATGGGTCCCTCTAGCAATGCGTCTCTACAGAGCCAAATTATACTGGGATCAAGAAAGAGACTTCAAAGGATTTGACATAGAGACTGGCGCGGAAATACGCAATGGCTGGTCAAAAGACGCCGCGGCCTACATTCGTGCTAATGCACCCGCAAAGTATCGAGATTTCCTTGTTCCCAAGACCGAAATCGGATGCAAAAGACGTGTCAACGATACCGGTTACCTCGCGAGTCTGCATCAGGAGAATGTCAACCTTATATATGACGATCCGATTGAAGAAATTGTGCCAACTGGAGTTCGCACAAAGTCCGGAAAGATTATCCCCGCGGATGCAATTGTACTTGCTCAGGGGTTTGAGACACAAAAGCCGTTTGGATCTCTGCAAATCTTTGGAGAAAGAGGAGTTAGCATCCTAGAGCATGTGAGTGCGAATCATGATTACCAATGATCATTACTATGGCATTTTCTAATATCTTTTAATCCAGTGGGATCGAGTGAGCGAGGGTGTCCCTTCTTCTTACTTGGGAACATGCCTGTCAGGGTTCCCaaatttcttcatcatgatgggTCCCAATACCCTCAGCGGTCATCTTTCTGTTATCTATACTACGGAATGCCAAATCAATCTTGCACTGCGCATCATAAGGCCTATTTTGAATGCCATGCGCACCGATACATCAAGTTTGGTCGTTGGCCGGCCTTCTCGGGACATCGTTACCGTCAAGCCTTCAGCTGAGAAACGAGACATTGAAATGGTACAAGAAATGGCCAAAAAGCTCGTCTGGGCGTCGGGATGCACATCATGGTTCATTGACGGGAATACCAAGAGGAATACCATCATGTTTCCTGATTGGCAGTATAAGTTTTGGTTGAGAAGCATTTTCGTTGCTTGGGATGATTTCGCTTACCGCACCTCGGCAACGTTTCGCAAAGGAGCTGCGAAAGGACAGGCAGGAAATGGGATCTATTTGAATACTCTTATCGGCGGGCTCATTGGGCTTGGGGCTCTTTATCTTAACCGAGATCACGTTCACAATCATCTCGACACAGCAAAGAGTTTCGTTACGTCTTTATCAAAGTCAGCTTGAAGCTGACATAACAAATATCACGTCCTTTTTCATCTGTTATTCATTTTGCGATCAACAGAGTTttaggaagaaaaagaagaattaatttagaaaataaaagagaatAAACTGCTCACTTCAGGTCTTATTGTATCATCAGCATGAGTTCAACTCCGAAGAGCAGATGTTTATGTATCTCCTCAACCATGATGTATACTACAGGATCACATTGCGTTTAAATTATTCCAAGGAAGGTAAAGGCACATATGCATATATTCCGGTAGAGGCCTTAGTCAAGTAGTAATAATGATGCACCAGCCGCCGACTTCAAACTCAAATAATGATTCGTCGTGTCAATCCAGCACTCTCTACTACCATCAGCAACTCGaccattcttctttctgtACTAATTATTGATTGGCACAGCAACTAGTTTACCACTCTGGAGGTCGAAAATGTAAGCATGAACCCGCTCTTTCAACTCCTCTCTCACGAGTGGCGAATCCTTCAAGAATTTGATGTCCGTCTCAATGTTGTTTATGTGTCTATCGAGGTTAGAATCATCATGCCCAAAGATCGGTATTATCAGGTGATTGTGGCCAACTCACTGCTGCATATTCTTTGCAGAATAAGTGCCAAAGGCCATCTTATCAATCTCAGCTCCCAGTTCGGGACTCTTGGCTTTCAAAGCATCTTTAATGACATCGTCGGTAATATGAGTGCAGCCGCAGTCTTGGTTTCAATCGTTTAGAACAAGTAGACATTCACTGAAGGGTGTTTGTACTTACCGAAATGATGAATAATGACAATATCTTTAAGAGCTTGCCCACCCGTTAATGTGTCGACAAAGAGCAGCGACTGGATGCCAGTGGTAATTCTACCACCTGGGTTTCGGACCACAAACGCTTCTGTCGCAGTTATGTAAGAATATATTTGCTTCCAAACATTAAAGTGTGTGAAATCCTACCATCGCCTTTCATGCCGAGCAATGCTTCAGCCGATGCTCGAAAATCGATGCATGTAACTACAGAGTATTAGCAAGTAGTGTTGCGTGTCAAAAATATCAGACTTTCATACAGATCATAACAGAGGGTATCTCAAAACCAGGCTGACCGATGAGTGCTGCAGGCTTGTGCTGTGTCTCCGCATAGACGCTAGACTCGAGTCAGTTTCTGCAAAGTGAAGCCTTAACACCTTGGCTTACCGGTTTCCCTCAAGCAGCTCTGTCCAAGTTGGTGGTGCCATTTTTACTGGGTGTTTCGGAGAATGGTTGTAGTATGAATGCTTATAGAATGATTCTGAATGCTAGTGAGGTATATGGGATTCTGCCATATTTTATATCTGTTTGGACGATGAAATTGATTCCATCATTCTCGTTTGTAGTACATGACTGGAATCGAGTTGCGAGGGTGTCATTGTTGCTCCACAAAATACCAAATGCCTAATTGAGCATATGGTCCAGCCTAGCACATTCCACATCTAGACACGCTAGCGACTACCGACGTTTATTGCCTTGAGGGCTTTGTTGAGAAGTGGCGGAATAACAGTTGCCACTAAACAGTTGGTAATAGTTATGAAGTCGGGATGCAAATTGCTCCGAATGAGCCCATTTAGAGAATAAAAACAACATATTGCTGATTGGAAGAGACTCACGACAAAATACCAGAGCCGCACAAACGGAAGATGGTAGTAGGGTGAAGCATCCCTACACTCTCGGCGAGGCAAAACTTACGAGTTTAACCGCGTCTGGGTGATAACTCCTTTCACAACCATCTGGAGTGGGTTTTGTAAGAACCACCATATTTTAGCATGGCGATATGGCATTTGATTCGCGTTCATGTACTCATTCATTACATTTTCCCACACCGTTCAAGATATAGGATCCGATACCAGGGTAGGCTAAGAAAGCAGCGACTATCTAGCTATTGCCAGCGGATAAAGCCTATCACACTGACTTTGACGCTATTTCCAACATGAACCATATGTACCTCAATGTATCTGTATAAACAGCCTTCTTGTAAATCTTTGTCCAGGTCAGTGACACAAAAGAGGTCACCGCATCGAAATAGCGTAGTACAATACAATCACGATTGCATCATGACCTATGCAGCCTaaaaacagaaacagaaaagaaagaaagaaagaccaAAAAAGGTATTCCGTCGCTGCTACAATGGAGGTTCCTGCTGTATATGTCAAGGAAAATAAAGGGAGGTAACATGTATGAAGATTTTGAGAGCATTTATGACATAAGATCATCTCCGCGACAGGGGAAGTGTTCCCCTTCTATAGTTTCATCGTTCCTCTAGTAGGCACTATGTTGTTCCATCGCATGTCTTTCTCCCAAAAGCGTTGTCAAATTTCTTCAGTTTCCATGCCTCTATTACACGATCACATCCAATTGCAGCAGCGAAATCATCATGCGTGACAAGCGCAGCATTAGCAATTTTGACTTTTTGCGTGAGGAAGAACTCGGCTCGACGGTGATGCCCTACAGACCCAAGAAGACATTTGAGCTCAGTGGCAAAGCTCtgaacttcttcttcaaggagacCGCGATCGTTTGGTGAAATACAAACAATCATTCGACTCACTAAAATTTGAATGATGAGAGCAACCCCAAGCAACTCATAGCGTTTATCAGTATCAAGTGTgtcatttttctttattgGTTCGGCAGCATGAATCAAGGTCATGTTGAACTCTCGGCGCCAAGCTGCAACATCCGATCGTAAAATGCGCACTTTTGCTGCTACGGCATCGAAGTCACTGAGTTGTAAAGAATGCTGCATTGTCACCGCGTGACAAGTCTTCTTGGCAAGACCAGGCACTCTTACCATGAGTGTCAGAAGTCTTATACCGAGAGGGGAGCGGTCAGTAAAAATCTCGCGCTCATCAATGGCATTTTTTATGACTTGAATCCATATAGGGTCGTCTAAGAAACAACTCTTATTATTGAGGAGAGACTCTGCGCACTAGTTTCGATCAGTCATCGAGTATAAGTGAGCATGTTCGTGATGAAATAACAAACAACTTACTATAGGATAACCCAGGGATAACAACAAGGCAATGTCAAAGTCGGAAGAAAATCTCTCTGGCCCCCGAAATTGTATAATTTGAGAGGCTCCTGCTATATGATGATACCATAATTGTCCGTTTGGCGAGTTCAAGAGCTGTTATACCAAGAATGTCAGCCCTTTTACCAACAAGTGGATTCAACACCACGTCACTGACTTCGAAGATTGATAACATCCCAGTAGCGCACAAGATTTCAGAGTAGTAACGACTATTTGGTTCATCTACTGCTTTCTGAAGACTTTGGAGCGCTTTCCCGTACCGCTGAAGAATGACTTTATCACTCTGCCGATGGTTAGGAACTAGAAGTGAGTGTGTAATTGTAACGAGACACTGAAATGCATCATCCAGCGCAGCCACATGTCCAAAACGTGGTGGtataaaagagaaatagGACCATTGTCTGTATGCTAAGACGCCTGGTAATTGGCTGGAATCTAG
The sequence above is drawn from the Trichoderma breve strain T069 chromosome 5, whole genome shotgun sequence genome and encodes:
- a CDS encoding flavin-binding monooxygenase-like domain-containing protein gives rise to the protein MPQTTDILIIGAGISGVGFAVQLVRQFGTRNFTLIEKSDNIGGTWWVNSYPGCGCDVPSHFFSYSFALKPNWSRRFALQSEIHEYFTEVAAQYEIHKHVQLASLVEKASWDEAMGTWSVMVRDLQSSKMTEYRSKILISAVGTLSVPQKCTIPGASSFEGNMFHTAQWDHTFNWKDKELIVVGNGCSATQIIPEISSGPGAAKMVTQFSRQAHWLAERPNPEAKLYWDQERDFKGFDIETGAEIRNGWSKDAAAYIRANAPAKYRDFLVPKTEIGCKRRVNDTGYLASLHQENVNLIYDDPIEEIVPTGVRTKSGKIIPADAIVLAQGFETQKPFGSLQIFGERGVSILEHWDRVSEGVPSSYLGTCLSGFPNFFIMMGPNTLSGHLSVIYTTECQINLALRIIRPILNAMRTDTSSLVVGRPSRDIVTVKPSAEKRDIEMVQEMAKKLVWASGCTSWFIDGNTKRNTIMFPDWQYKFWLRSIFVAWDDFAYRTSATFRKGAAKGQAGNGIYLNTLIGGLIGLGALYLNRDHVHNHLDTAKSFVTSLSKSA
- a CDS encoding carbonic anhydrase domain-containing protein, encoding MAPPTWTELLEGNRVYAETQHKPAALIGQPGFEIPSVMIFTCIDFRASAEALLGMKGDEAFVVRNPGGRITTGIQSLLFVDTLTGGQALKDIVIIHHFDCGCTHITDDVIKDALKAKSPELGAEIDKMAFGTYSAKNMQQHINNIETDIKFLKDSPLVREELKERVHAYIFDLQSGKLVAVPINN